A single genomic interval of Nostoc commune NIES-4072 harbors:
- a CDS encoding sensor histidine kinase yields the protein MHLYFSNKLRFLPSQIVTITLLLTLILFIPQICLNWQAYYNFNSITKYEFKLQMLSDEITYLDEVLTMSARMNAATGKFIWEERYRQFEPKLDLAIKESIKLAPKVYENEDAKKVDAANQRLVEMEYQSFELVKKDKKETAQILLSSREYESQKQIYADGVAKRKRNISLQLQQKVDDYYKRMFWAILESIISLAMLIPAWLLVLHLLQQYLKAKKIAQAALEETNYRLEMQVAERTAKLKHKNNQLQQTLQELQHAQVQLIQTEKMSSLGQLVAGVAHEINNPVNFIYGNLTHVREYSQDLLSLINLYQQQKFNYSPELSSLIDEIDLEFIIDDMPKVLSSMAVGTDRIREIVLTLRNFSRLDEAEMKPVDIHQGIDSTLLILQYRLKGKHKQQEIAIIKKYGDLPLVECYAGGLNQVFMNILSNAIDALSEWEEECLSLKGEAKKHLSSIIIHTQVKNENCVLISIKDNGPGIPEEVKTKLFDPFFTTKPIGKGTGLGLSISYQIIVDKHKGKIKCISAPGKGTEFLIEIPIKQTW from the coding sequence ATGCACCTTTACTTTTCTAATAAACTAAGATTCCTTCCCTCTCAAATAGTAACTATAACGTTACTGCTAACATTAATCTTGTTTATTCCTCAAATTTGCCTCAATTGGCAAGCATATTATAACTTTAATAGTATTACTAAGTATGAATTTAAGCTGCAAATGCTGAGTGATGAGATTACTTATCTTGATGAAGTATTAACGATGTCAGCACGCATGAATGCTGCTACAGGAAAATTTATTTGGGAAGAACGGTATCGCCAATTTGAACCTAAACTTGATCTTGCTATTAAAGAATCTATTAAATTGGCTCCTAAAGTATATGAAAATGAGGATGCTAAAAAAGTTGATGCTGCTAATCAACGCTTAGTAGAAATGGAATATCAATCTTTTGAATTGGTTAAAAAAGATAAAAAAGAGACAGCACAAATATTACTTTCTAGTCGTGAGTATGAAAGTCAAAAACAAATTTATGCTGATGGTGTTGCTAAAAGAAAGCGTAATATTTCACTTCAGTTACAGCAAAAAGTTGATGATTATTACAAAAGAATGTTTTGGGCAATTTTAGAATCTATTATAAGTTTAGCAATGCTGATTCCAGCGTGGCTTTTAGTATTGCACTTATTACAGCAATACTTAAAAGCTAAAAAAATTGCTCAAGCCGCCTTAGAAGAAACAAATTATAGGTTAGAAATGCAAGTTGCAGAGAGAACGGCAAAATTAAAACACAAAAATAATCAATTACAACAGACACTACAAGAATTGCAACACGCTCAAGTACAACTTATTCAAACTGAAAAAATGTCTTCTTTAGGTCAGCTAGTTGCTGGTGTTGCTCATGAAATTAATAATCCAGTTAATTTCATTTATGGTAACCTGACGCATGTTAGAGAATATAGTCAGGATTTACTAAGTTTAATTAACCTGTATCAGCAACAAAAATTTAATTATAGCCCAGAACTAAGTAGTTTAATTGATGAGATAGATTTAGAGTTTATTATTGATGATATGCCGAAAGTCTTATCTTCAATGGCAGTTGGTACTGACCGCATTCGTGAGATTGTGCTAACTTTGCGGAACTTCTCGCGTCTTGATGAAGCAGAAATGAAACCTGTTGATATTCATCAAGGAATTGATAGCACTCTATTAATTTTACAATACCGTCTCAAAGGAAAGCATAAACAGCAGGAAATTGCAATAATCAAAAAATATGGTGATTTGCCTCTTGTTGAATGTTATGCAGGAGGACTGAATCAGGTATTTATGAATATTTTAAGTAACGCTATTGATGCTTTATCTGAGTGGGAAGAAGAGTGCTTAAGTTTAAAAGGGGAGGCTAAAAAACACCTTAGCTCTATTATTATCCATACTCAAGTTAAGAATGAAAACTGTGTGCTTATTAGTATTAAAGATAATGGGCCAGGAATACCAGAGGAAGTTAAGACTAAATTATTTGATCCTTTCTTTACTACTAAACCTATAGGTAAAGGCACTGGCTTAGGATTATCTATTAGTTACCAGATTATAGTAGATAAGCATAAGGGAAAAATCAAGTGTATTTCTGCACCTGGTAAGGGTACAGAGTTTTTGATTGAGATTCCTATCAAGCAAACGTGGTAA